In Scophthalmus maximus strain ysfricsl-2021 chromosome 5, ASM2237912v1, whole genome shotgun sequence, the sequence gactagaaaagcgctatataaatacactcCATTTACCATCATATATCAAAGgttataaaaaattataattcaattTCCCTCTACTTCGCAACTTATCCAAGCTACACATAACTAACAACCACTGGTTCACTGTGAGCtctccggaaaaaaaaaaaccccacgaTGCAATCTCATCAGGTGTCAATACAAATGATCtgataaatattgtattttcacTTACGCTGACTTGCTGAGGGCTGCACCACAGGTGGAAGAAGATCTGAATCTAATGAGCAATCCACTCCCCAGCTTGCAAACAACGAAACCACCACAGGCTCTTCACCgtaagacaaaaacagaaatctcctcggGTGTTTATCTGTGTGAGCCCCGAGCAACAAACACCTCGGCAGCTCTGTGTCAGTACTGGAGAGTGGTCTGGCAGCAGCCATCATTATTCTGCTACAGGGGCAAAACATATGCTCTGGCATATTTGCATTTCTTATAACCAATCACATTCATGAAGTCCAGGATGCAGCCGTGGTGCCCCCTGCAAAATAGTGCCGGGTTTGGTGGAACATTTGCACATGGGGAGGCCACAAAACAGTGGAAGATGCACGTTGATCAGATTATCACGCCAATGGAAACTCACTAACAGGCAGGAAGCACAAGGGGGAGGAAGTTATTGCAAATTTATACTCAGCGGAGAGACCACTGACTGTGTCATTTCAGTCTTTGCAAGGTACCCCTCCTTAATCGTGTATTCTTCTGGATTTACCGAGGTCGAAATATTCCCAACCTCTGAGAACATAAGTCAAACATAGTGCAGTCAGGACGAACAGAGGGAGGGTGGtggtgaggagaagagaaggtgCGTTTCATGTGGGCTTAATTATtggacacaacaacacacgGCGTCTGATTGACTTAGTATTATCACTATCCAATATCTCTGTCGCTCTGCAATAACATCCTCTCTGCATGCATCAGGGGAAAAACCAAAACCTTCATTTTTTTACCTTATGCAAAAGTTTCAGCATGTTTCGCAGAGGTATTTCCATGATGTCAGACAAGCAGCGTCTGGGaaatactaatatatatatatatataaaatggtTTCTTTCAGGGCAGGCAGTGTTCATATGAAGAGAATTCTGatgtacaacagaaaaaaaattatgactgTGGTCACAAACAGGAATACATCCAACCCACAGCAACTAGCATGCAActtgcatgttttgttgatgccttcttttttttttgtggggaaTCGCCATTTCATAGACACAATCTTTCTACTCTGGTCCTTGTTGGCTGGCTGCGGAGATGGTGGATGGGCATTATTGCGGGGTTTGATACTCTTAAAATAATCAATTCTTTAATTCCAGACATGAAAAGTATAAAACTCAAGCTACTGAAGCGCACAGTCAATTCATTTCTGGGAACAAGATATGAGTCATTGTGCTACAcccatgttttactttttttttttttttcctgctgcagtaAGCActttctgttctttgttttgagAGGCTGACAACTCCATAAATTAACACCAACATAAGATGATGTGACGTGCATTAATcagtcagtttaaaaaaaacaactgactgaCAAGCAGCTGTTACATTCACAATGTAACAGCTACTTGTCCTAATGGCTACAGGTGGAATGGAGAATCAAATGGGGAGGTTTCTTATCCCCAGCATTAATTCTCCAAAACAGCGAGTTGCGTTGGGGACTACTGTGCATTAAACATAAGAAACACATGTCAATCAAAGTGTGTGCAAATAGCCACAGCAACATCAATCTTCTTACAGCAAACAGACTAACATGGATCTTTAATGTCTCCGTGCCGCAGGATAAACTCCAGCCATGAACGACGACGAGGACCAGTATCAGAACTTCCTGGACCTGTTCAATGACACTAACACGACTGACCCGAGCTACGTGGTCAGTAAAACTGTCACCATCTGCACGAAGCAGGCCATCAACAACTTTGGTGCGAGATTCATCCCGGTTTTCTACTATGTCAACTTTCTCCTGAGTTACCTTGGCAACGGCCTTGTCCTTTTCATCATCTACAAGTATGAGAAGCTCAACACAGTGACAAACATATTCCTCCTGAATTTGGTCCTATCCAACATCCTCTTTGCCACCAGCCTGCCCTTCTGGGCGGCATACCATCAGTCGGAGTGGATTTTTGGCCAGGCTCTGTGTAAGATGGTCAGCAGCGCCTACTTCATCGGCTTCTACagctccatcctcttcctcacgcTCATGACCATTGACCGATACCTCGCAGTGGTGCACGCGGTGGCAGTTACCAAGAGCCGGAGAAAGGCAAATGCCATCATTGCCTCAGTTGTGGTTTGGTGTATCAGTGTTGTTGCAAGTCTGAAAGAGCTGGTTTTACAGAATGTGTGGGAGAGTCCGTACAATGGACTGATGTGTGAGGAGTCAGGATACCAAGAGATCACCATGAAGTACTGGCGTCTCGTCAGTTATTACCAACAGTTCCTGCTCTTCTTTCTCCTGCCTCTGTTCTTGGTGATGTACTGCTACATCAGAATCACTGTCCGAATCCTGTCCACCCGCATGAAGGAGAAGTGCCGTGCCGTCAAGCTCATATTTGTTATCATCTTCACGTTCTTCATCTGCTGGACACCCTacaacatcctcatcctcatccaagCTATACAGATCTCCAACGAGAACGAAGATGGCGACTCATGCTCTGAGAGCTTAGACTATGCCCTGTACGTGACCCGCAACGTAGCCTACCTGTACTGTTGTATCAGTTCTGTGTTTTATACATTCGTGGGAAAGAAGTTCCAGAGCCACTTCAGGAGGCTGATGGCAAAGAAGATCCCATGTCTGAAGAGACACATCAGCCTCAGCAGCCAGAGCACCAGATCCACATCACAGAAGACACCACACTCTGCTTATGACTactagacagacacacacacacacacacacacacacacacacacacacacacacacacacactggacaatCACATAGACTTGTATCCTCCTGTAGTCTGAGGCCTGCTTAAGGTGTGTTTACTTGTGCTCTTTAGTTGGGGAATGCAGGAGCATTTCAGTTTACTTCCTGTCagactcttttaaaaaaaaaaaatgttgttccaATAACTTGATTACATAAGTTTGATATTTCCCAAATGTAGATATAATGTGAATAAGATTatgtcatgtcaaaatgtttcacaACGTGTGCAGAGCCGGTAATCCCAGGGCGCCCTGGAAACTGGTTTGTTGTAATTCATTGAAAATGTAAGGGTATCGAAGGCTAACACGCTTTCTTACTGTCAACAAAATCCATGAAAAGTCCCCATATATAATTCAAAAcagctcacaaacacattgatttattcttcaAAAAGTTAAAAGCTGTGGCATTATTTAAACTCCTGCACCATGGCGGGTTGCTTCCATCTGCACAGTGATAGACACAGACAGGATTTTGTTGGACGTCGTTGTTAAGGTTCCTTCTCGAGTGACTTTACGTTGTCCATGTTTCTCTTTGCTGCTTGATCATTTCACGCATGTGATCAAGATCTGGTCTGGAGTTCCAGTCTTGTTGATTTAAATGCTTGTAGGGACGTTATGTACTTGACACATCTCATCCAGAtgctttaaaattaaatgtaaaccCACATTAATCCTCCAATAAACATGATAATCTGACTCCTCCTGGGTCCTTTCAATGGAAACTGTATt encodes:
- the ccr12a gene encoding chemokine (C-C motif) receptor 12a, with product MNDDEDQYQNFLDLFNDTNTTDPSYVVSKTVTICTKQAINNFGARFIPVFYYVNFLLSYLGNGLVLFIIYKYEKLNTVTNIFLLNLVLSNILFATSLPFWAAYHQSEWIFGQALCKMVSSAYFIGFYSSILFLTLMTIDRYLAVVHAVAVTKSRRKANAIIASVVVWCISVVASLKELVLQNVWESPYNGLMCEESGYQEITMKYWRLVSYYQQFLLFFLLPLFLVMYCYIRITVRILSTRMKEKCRAVKLIFVIIFTFFICWTPYNILILIQAIQISNENEDGDSCSESLDYALYVTRNVAYLYCCISSVFYTFVGKKFQSHFRRLMAKKIPCLKRHISLSSQSTRSTSQKTPHSAYDY